Proteins found in one Actinokineospora alba genomic segment:
- a CDS encoding winged helix-turn-helix transcriptional regulator translates to MTRRPRPGSPGPPLLPDGKPADVYSAPCPSRAALDRIADKWTALLVGALADGPRRFGELRGEVEGISEKMLTQTLRSLERDGLVERTAHPSVPPRVDYELTELGRTLDGPLRAVREWAEQYVNEVRLARLSYDRRTS, encoded by the coding sequence ATGACCCGACGGCCCCGCCCTGGCTCACCAGGACCGCCCTTGCTGCCCGACGGCAAACCCGCCGACGTGTACAGCGCTCCGTGCCCGTCTCGGGCGGCGCTCGACCGGATCGCGGACAAGTGGACGGCTCTGCTGGTCGGCGCCTTGGCCGATGGTCCGCGCCGGTTCGGCGAACTTCGCGGCGAGGTCGAGGGGATCAGCGAGAAGATGCTGACCCAGACGTTGCGCAGCCTGGAACGGGATGGGCTCGTCGAGCGGACCGCGCACCCTTCGGTGCCCCCTCGAGTGGACTACGAGCTGACCGAGTTGGGGCGGACCCTCGATGGGCCGCTTCGGGCTGTGCGGGAGTGGGCTGAGCAATATGTGAACGAAGTCCGGCTGGCTCGGCTGTCCTATGACCGGCGGACTTCGTAG
- a CDS encoding flavin monoamine oxidase family protein: protein MSAEVTRRHLLRSLGAAGGAGVMFEAMRALGVAGTAEAETANYQAPKRGDFITTGRVAPRVVILGAGVAGLATAYELGKAGYQCTILEAKGRVGGRNWTVREGTAETDLDGHSQYSRFAPGQYFNAGPARIAQSHVTLDYCRELGVPVEAFVNQNANAYVYNQNMPAPTRFRTAKADMYGYVSELLSKALDQGALDQRVSAVDKDRLLTFLSDWGAVGPKADGYAYRGTDRRGYVVPPGAGEEAGTPLGAPDAISDVLARQVGRNFSFEFGYDQAMMMMQPVGGMDAIPRALVDAVGAGNLRLGAKVTRVADRATGVDVVFSDRYGVEYLIQAEFCVSTLPPHVMARVPTNLDPRVGAALRYPVALPVGKLGLEQRRRWWETDLRIYGGITATDLDIVQIWYPSSGFHTQRGVLLGYYNVGPDALTYSALTPAQRIDRALTQGERVHGPTYRAEYASGFSVAWHRTPHLEAGWVEWPSRTSGEYALLNSPAGHVYFAGDWLTYEIAWQAGAFASARRAVTAIHQRVMAS from the coding sequence ATGTCCGCCGAGGTCACCCGCAGGCATTTGTTGCGCTCCTTGGGTGCCGCCGGTGGGGCGGGGGTGATGTTCGAGGCCATGCGCGCCCTCGGCGTCGCGGGCACGGCTGAGGCGGAGACGGCGAACTACCAGGCGCCCAAGCGCGGCGACTTCATTACGACCGGCCGGGTCGCGCCCAGAGTCGTCATCCTCGGCGCCGGGGTCGCCGGGCTGGCGACGGCCTACGAGTTGGGCAAAGCCGGTTACCAGTGCACGATCCTGGAGGCCAAGGGGCGGGTCGGCGGGCGGAACTGGACGGTCCGCGAGGGCACGGCCGAGACCGACCTCGACGGGCACAGCCAGTACTCGCGGTTCGCCCCCGGCCAGTACTTCAACGCCGGTCCGGCCCGGATCGCCCAGTCGCACGTGACGCTGGACTACTGCCGGGAACTGGGTGTCCCGGTGGAGGCGTTCGTCAACCAGAACGCCAACGCCTATGTGTACAACCAGAACATGCCCGCGCCGACCCGCTTCCGCACGGCGAAGGCCGACATGTACGGCTATGTCTCGGAACTGCTGTCCAAGGCACTCGACCAAGGCGCGCTGGACCAGCGAGTGTCCGCTGTGGACAAAGACCGGCTGCTCACCTTCCTGTCCGACTGGGGCGCGGTCGGCCCGAAGGCCGACGGCTACGCCTACCGCGGCACCGACCGGCGCGGCTACGTCGTCCCGCCGGGCGCGGGGGAGGAGGCGGGTACACCGCTGGGCGCGCCGGACGCGATCAGCGACGTGCTCGCCCGCCAGGTCGGCCGGAACTTCTCCTTCGAGTTCGGCTACGACCAGGCGATGATGATGATGCAGCCGGTCGGTGGCATGGACGCCATCCCGCGTGCGCTGGTCGACGCGGTCGGTGCGGGCAACCTCCGACTGGGCGCCAAGGTCACCCGGGTCGCCGACCGGGCGACCGGCGTCGACGTGGTCTTCAGCGACCGCTACGGCGTCGAATACCTGATCCAGGCCGAGTTCTGCGTGTCGACACTGCCGCCGCACGTGATGGCCCGTGTTCCCACCAACCTGGACCCGCGGGTGGGCGCCGCCCTGCGCTACCCGGTGGCCCTTCCGGTCGGGAAGCTCGGCCTCGAGCAGCGGCGGCGCTGGTGGGAGACCGACCTGAGGATCTACGGCGGCATCACCGCCACCGACCTGGACATCGTCCAGATCTGGTACCCGTCATCAGGTTTCCACACCCAGCGCGGCGTCCTGCTCGGCTACTACAACGTCGGCCCGGACGCCCTCACCTACAGCGCTCTGACCCCGGCGCAGCGAATCGACCGGGCGCTGACCCAGGGGGAACGGGTCCACGGCCCGACCTACCGCGCCGAGTACGCGTCGGGCTTCTCGGTCGCCTGGCACCGCACGCCGCACCTCGAGGCAGGCTGGGTCGAGTGGCCCTCGCGCACGTCGGGTGAGTACGCGCTGCTCAACAGCCCCGCGGGCCACGTCTACTTCGCGGGCGACTGGCTGACTTACGAAATAGCCTGGCAGGCAGGCGCTTTCGCCTCGGCCCGCCGCGCCGTGACCGCCATCCACCAGCGAGTCATGGCAAGCTGA
- a CDS encoding class F sortase produces the protein MARKSWWLALPAVAGGAGLFVAVAFGGAVTVSGTAVAGQHEPPRPQAVALGGLGTVLPAEPPQAPAPAPTTAAPPAASAAPVEPTAAPVGQRPGTVRLARGGTATLVRKELGPDATLPVPNGVREATWWGAGLDAATGATVFAGHVDWKGQTGPFAELWNARNGDPVSVVDAAGRTWNYRVSRVETVSKGDLPARAEEFFGQSGGHRLVLVTCGGRWVGGADGYESNRVVIATQF, from the coding sequence ATGGCCCGAAAGAGCTGGTGGCTCGCCCTGCCCGCGGTCGCGGGCGGGGCGGGTCTGTTCGTCGCGGTGGCCTTCGGCGGGGCGGTGACGGTGTCCGGGACCGCGGTCGCGGGACAGCACGAACCGCCACGGCCACAGGCGGTCGCACTCGGCGGTCTCGGCACCGTGCTGCCTGCCGAGCCGCCGCAGGCACCCGCACCCGCGCCCACGACCGCCGCGCCGCCCGCGGCGAGTGCGGCGCCTGTCGAACCGACCGCCGCGCCGGTCGGGCAGCGGCCGGGCACGGTCCGGTTGGCCAGGGGCGGCACGGCGACGCTGGTGCGCAAGGAACTCGGCCCGGACGCGACCCTGCCGGTGCCGAACGGCGTGCGTGAGGCGACGTGGTGGGGTGCCGGTCTGGACGCGGCCACGGGCGCGACGGTGTTCGCCGGGCATGTGGACTGGAAGGGGCAGACCGGTCCCTTCGCCGAACTGTGGAACGCGCGCAACGGTGACCCCGTGTCCGTCGTGGACGCGGCGGGTCGCACGTGGAACTACCGGGTGTCGCGGGTGGAGACCGTCTCGAAGGGCGACCTGCCCGCGCGCGCCGAGGAGTTCTTCGGCCAGAGCGGCGGGCACCGGCTGGTCCTCGTCACCTGCGGTGGCCGCTGGGTGGGCGGAGCCGACGGGTACGAGTCGAACCGGGTGGTGATCGCCACCCAGTTCTAG
- a CDS encoding MSCRAMM family protein, with protein sequence MGRTNFGARLIAGVASASLLAGALLVSAAPTAAAAVQEALGYKTSPSQPYKGNPDATDWSGSYLVNGQQVWCVQYAYLAPDTDEQYQPGETLKTKWGTELSPDIAAQSSYLLLRYSTTKSPDEAAALAHLLHSWTAAPQNPGQLLPTNTFRTIAYDAPFHLAKLPASAKAAVDRLKADATANRGPWTTGITKPTAPQIIGTPDKWTVKVANAAGKGVGAVPVKITLTDALVDGRKTLTLPIPEAGGPLTLNVTPTGPNPKVAISLSAPADKPVVRQAVQVDTQRVVSTGGEKQLTGAEAVTAVTAPGKVAVAKVDEKTGKGIAGVSLRITAADKTKPAVDQDGKPLTGADGTPSVVVTGADGTAAVPNLRTPQQICVIEVAAPPGYEQAFDPAAPPSACGEVTPGATLTLKVANKPNVPTVPKTIPAGDGQAVAAAALDDGGPSTGLLAGLGVLVLVGGALVALLLLHGPSRRRVVVGRGMRRDWGR encoded by the coding sequence ATGGGGCGAACCAATTTCGGCGCCCGGCTGATCGCAGGGGTGGCGAGTGCCTCGCTGCTGGCGGGCGCCCTCCTCGTGAGCGCCGCACCCACCGCCGCGGCGGCCGTGCAGGAAGCTCTGGGGTACAAGACCTCCCCTTCCCAGCCGTACAAGGGCAACCCGGACGCGACGGACTGGTCCGGGTCGTACCTGGTCAACGGGCAGCAAGTGTGGTGCGTGCAGTACGCGTACCTCGCACCCGACACCGACGAGCAGTACCAGCCGGGCGAGACGCTCAAGACCAAGTGGGGAACGGAGCTGAGCCCGGACATCGCGGCCCAGAGCTCCTACCTGCTGCTGCGCTACTCGACCACCAAGAGCCCCGACGAGGCCGCCGCCCTGGCGCACCTGCTGCACTCCTGGACGGCCGCGCCGCAGAACCCCGGCCAGCTCCTGCCGACCAACACCTTCCGCACGATCGCCTACGACGCCCCCTTCCACCTGGCGAAACTGCCCGCGAGCGCCAAGGCCGCCGTCGACCGGCTCAAGGCCGACGCCACCGCCAACCGCGGCCCGTGGACGACGGGCATCACCAAGCCGACCGCGCCGCAGATCATCGGCACCCCCGACAAGTGGACCGTCAAGGTCGCCAACGCCGCGGGCAAGGGCGTGGGCGCGGTGCCGGTCAAGATCACCCTCACCGACGCCCTCGTCGACGGTCGCAAGACGCTCACGCTGCCGATCCCGGAGGCCGGCGGCCCGCTGACGCTCAACGTCACCCCGACCGGCCCCAACCCGAAGGTCGCGATCTCGCTATCGGCTCCGGCCGACAAACCCGTGGTGCGCCAAGCCGTCCAGGTCGACACCCAGCGCGTGGTGAGCACCGGCGGCGAGAAGCAGCTGACCGGCGCCGAGGCCGTCACGGCGGTCACCGCGCCGGGCAAGGTCGCGGTGGCGAAGGTCGACGAGAAGACCGGCAAGGGCATCGCGGGCGTGTCGCTGCGGATCACCGCCGCGGACAAGACCAAGCCCGCCGTGGACCAGGACGGCAAGCCGCTGACCGGCGCGGACGGGACGCCCTCGGTCGTGGTGACCGGCGCCGACGGGACCGCTGCGGTGCCGAATTTGCGCACCCCGCAACAGATCTGTGTCATCGAGGTCGCCGCGCCGCCCGGATACGAGCAGGCGTTCGACCCCGCGGCACCGCCTTCCGCGTGCGGCGAAGTCACCCCGGGGGCGACGCTCACGCTCAAGGTCGCGAACAAACCCAACGTGCCGACGGTGCCCAAGACGATCCCCGCGGGTGACGGCCAGGCCGTCGCGGCGGCGGCGCTGGACGACGGCGGACCGTCGACCGGCCTGCTCGCCGGGCTCGGTGTCCTGGTGCTCGTCGGCGGTGCCCTCGTGGCCCTGCTCCTGCTCCACGGACCGTCGCGCAGGCGCGTCGTGGTCGGCCGGGGCATGCGCCGGGACTGGGGGCGCTGA
- a CDS encoding patatin-like phospholipase family protein: MTRRALVLGGGGVAGIAWETGILTGLADAGVDVTDAELTIGTSAGSTVAAQLGSGLPLEELFRRQADPAAHNRELAPTGAGGAEFLDTLARLMAETADPAELRRRVGALALAADTVPEPVRRAVIANRLPSTAWPDRALIVAVDAATGEPRIFGPDSGVDLVDAVAASCAIPCVWPPVTIGDARYVDGGVRSMANVDLAAGCERALVIAPITDDALWEPVEGCRMEIVTPDEQTLAAFEPDPLDPATRTPAARAGRAQGRRCAGQVAAFWA, encoded by the coding sequence ATGACGCGGCGAGCCTTGGTGCTGGGCGGCGGTGGGGTGGCGGGCATCGCCTGGGAGACCGGCATCCTCACCGGCCTGGCCGACGCGGGCGTGGACGTGACCGACGCCGAGTTGACCATCGGCACGTCGGCGGGCTCGACCGTGGCCGCGCAGCTCGGCAGCGGCCTGCCGCTGGAGGAACTGTTCCGGCGTCAGGCGGATCCGGCGGCGCACAACCGTGAGCTGGCCCCGACCGGCGCGGGCGGCGCGGAGTTCCTCGACACCTTGGCCAGGCTGATGGCCGAGACCGCGGACCCGGCCGAACTTCGCCGACGCGTCGGGGCGCTCGCCCTCGCGGCGGACACGGTGCCCGAACCGGTCCGCCGGGCGGTCATCGCGAACCGGCTCCCGAGCACCGCGTGGCCCGACCGTGCCCTGATCGTGGCGGTGGACGCGGCCACCGGCGAGCCCCGGATCTTCGGCCCCGACTCGGGTGTGGACCTCGTCGACGCGGTCGCCGCCAGTTGCGCCATCCCGTGCGTCTGGCCGCCGGTGACCATCGGGGACGCCCGCTACGTCGACGGCGGCGTGCGGTCCATGGCCAACGTCGACCTGGCCGCCGGCTGCGAACGCGCGCTGGTCATCGCCCCGATCACCGACGACGCCCTGTGGGAACCGGTCGAGGGCTGTCGGATGGAGATCGTCACCCCCGACGAGCAAACCCTTGCCGCGTTCGAGCCGGACCCCCTGGACCCGGCCACCCGCACTCCAGCCGCGCGCGCCGGTCGAGCCCAGGGAAGACGGTGCGCGGGGCAGGTCGCGGCGTTCTGGGCCTGA
- a CDS encoding peptidylprolyl isomerase has product MKRTMIAVITALVAGVIVSSPATAETGKPAQCEFTPTPDNPAARPVRVPRAKAKSHGTVDVSIFTNYGTLDLRLDRDNAPCAVHNIVHLARADFYDDSRCFRLTNSARLGVLQCGDIYRAEEGGPGYKFPDEVTGQETYPRGTIAMGNQGPGTNGSEWFIVHSVAKIRPVYTVMGHVIRGIEVMDRIVAAGIDPDGAVDGAPRYPVVIHDVRVGRSHG; this is encoded by the coding sequence ATGAAGCGAACCATGATCGCCGTGATCACGGCACTTGTCGCTGGTGTGATCGTCTCGTCGCCCGCTACCGCGGAGACTGGCAAGCCCGCTCAGTGCGAGTTCACGCCGACGCCGGACAACCCCGCCGCTCGACCGGTGCGCGTGCCTCGTGCGAAAGCGAAGTCGCACGGGACCGTGGATGTCAGCATCTTCACCAACTACGGGACGCTCGACCTGCGGCTCGACCGGGACAACGCGCCTTGCGCGGTGCACAACATCGTTCACCTCGCGCGCGCCGATTTCTATGACGACAGCAGGTGTTTCCGCCTCACGAACAGCGCGCGCCTGGGTGTCCTGCAGTGCGGGGACATCTACCGCGCCGAGGAAGGCGGTCCGGGCTACAAGTTCCCGGACGAGGTCACCGGCCAGGAGACCTACCCGCGCGGCACCATCGCGATGGGCAACCAGGGACCGGGAACCAACGGCAGCGAGTGGTTCATCGTGCACTCGGTGGCCAAGATCCGGCCGGTGTACACGGTGATGGGACACGTGATCCGCGGCATCGAGGTCATGGACCGCATCGTCGCGGCGGGCATCGATCCGGACGGCGCGGTCGACGGCGCTCCCCGGTATCCGGTCGTGATCCACGACGTGCGAGTAGGCCGTTCGCACGGCTGA
- a CDS encoding HNH endonuclease family protein, whose amino-acid sequence MARARSKAISLRTRLLLALAALVLLSLTAVAVGWLESRPAGATPADMAPANDPGTARTQLAELEVRPSRPMAGYSRDSFPHWATVEGQCNAREAVLKRDGRDVVVDGRCRVVSGRWVSPFDGATWTEPTDVDIDHLVPLANAWRSGAGEWSKEQRREFANDMVRPQLIAVTDNVNQAKGDQGPDTWKPPLTSTWCGYSVNWIAVKHHYKLSVNPAEKTELGKMLDRC is encoded by the coding sequence ATGGCAAGAGCTCGGTCGAAAGCGATCTCGCTCCGGACTCGGCTGTTGCTGGCGCTGGCCGCGTTGGTGCTGCTCAGTCTGACCGCGGTGGCGGTCGGGTGGCTGGAGTCGCGGCCCGCGGGCGCGACACCGGCGGACATGGCGCCCGCCAACGATCCCGGCACCGCCCGGACCCAGTTGGCGGAGTTGGAAGTTCGCCCCTCCCGACCGATGGCGGGGTACTCGCGCGACTCGTTTCCCCACTGGGCCACCGTCGAAGGGCAGTGCAACGCCCGCGAAGCGGTGCTGAAGCGCGACGGCCGTGACGTGGTGGTCGACGGGCGCTGCCGGGTGGTGTCGGGCCGCTGGGTCAGCCCGTTCGACGGCGCGACCTGGACCGAACCTACCGATGTGGACATCGACCACCTGGTGCCGCTGGCCAACGCGTGGCGCAGCGGCGCGGGCGAATGGTCGAAGGAGCAGCGCCGCGAGTTCGCCAACGACATGGTTCGCCCACAGCTGATCGCGGTGACCGACAACGTCAACCAGGCCAAGGGAGACCAGGGGCCCGACACCTGGAAGCCCCCGCTGACCAGCACTTGGTGCGGGTACTCGGTCAACTGGATCGCGGTCAAGCACCACTACAAGCTGTCGGTGAACCCCGCGGAGAAGACCGAACTCGGGAAGATGCTCGACCGCTGCTGA
- a CDS encoding aldo/keto reductase: MKYRTIGTDPRTRRTVSVLSLGAMLFGTTVDEQTSFAILDRFVEAGGTFIDTSNNYAFWVGSTQGGESEALLGRWRRSRGVGDEVTIATKLGGRPIAPDLSFADTALAKNIEGLSPKVIRESAARSAEALGMSTLDLLYAHVEDYVTPMDETVAAFAELVAEGSVGMLGVSNHWAWRVERARTTAAAAGLPGYEVLQYQHSYLRPRTDLPGRRSVDGNQGYLSADLRAYLRTEPDLALVAYSPLLGGAYTRADKPLGVDFDHPGTQSRLAAARKVAEETGATVNQVVLAWMIGNDIPAIPLVGASSVAQLDESIAAVDLELSAEQRAILDEAR; the protein is encoded by the coding sequence GTGAAGTACCGCACGATCGGCACGGACCCGCGAACCCGCCGCACCGTCAGCGTGCTGAGCCTGGGTGCCATGCTGTTCGGCACGACCGTCGACGAGCAGACCTCGTTCGCCATCCTGGACCGCTTCGTCGAGGCGGGCGGCACGTTCATCGACACGTCGAACAACTACGCGTTCTGGGTGGGCAGCACCCAGGGCGGCGAGAGCGAGGCGCTCCTCGGCCGCTGGCGCCGCAGCCGCGGGGTGGGCGACGAGGTCACGATCGCCACCAAGCTCGGCGGCCGCCCGATCGCCCCCGACCTCAGCTTCGCCGACACGGCGCTGGCGAAGAACATCGAGGGCCTGTCCCCCAAGGTGATCCGCGAGTCGGCCGCACGCAGCGCGGAGGCACTCGGGATGTCCACTTTGGACTTGCTGTACGCCCACGTCGAGGACTATGTGACCCCGATGGACGAGACCGTGGCGGCGTTCGCCGAGCTGGTCGCGGAGGGATCGGTCGGGATGCTCGGGGTGAGCAACCACTGGGCCTGGCGGGTGGAGCGGGCCCGGACGACGGCCGCGGCGGCGGGGCTGCCCGGGTATGAAGTGCTGCAGTACCAGCACAGTTACCTGCGGCCGCGCACGGATCTGCCGGGCAGGCGCTCGGTCGACGGCAACCAGGGGTATCTCAGCGCGGACCTGCGGGCGTATCTGCGCACCGAACCGGACTTGGCGCTGGTGGCGTACTCGCCGCTGCTCGGCGGCGCCTACACCCGCGCGGACAAGCCGCTTGGCGTGGACTTCGACCACCCGGGCACGCAGTCCCGGCTCGCGGCGGCACGCAAGGTGGCCGAGGAGACAGGAGCGACCGTGAACCAGGTCGTGCTGGCGTGGATGATCGGCAACGACATCCCGGCGATTCCGCTGGTCGGCGCGTCCTCGGTGGCTCAGTTGGACGAGAGTATCGCCGCGGTGGACTTGGAGCTGTCAGCTGAGCAGCGCGCGATTCTGGATGAGGCGCGCTGA
- a CDS encoding DUF6355 family natural product biosynthesis protein, translated as MRSSVSLRPLASLAIALSFAGLAAAPAAAVVDQNSPRAAVSPLACGWDPDGPSGRAYYNHCGGDSWVWIRVERHHGLSGYDECVGPGRTYLGDAGIIKFAWYKGETC; from the coding sequence ATGCGTTCATCGGTAAGCCTGCGCCCATTGGCGTCTCTGGCCATCGCCCTGTCCTTTGCAGGACTCGCCGCCGCCCCGGCCGCCGCGGTCGTCGACCAGAACAGTCCTCGGGCCGCGGTCAGCCCGCTGGCCTGCGGTTGGGACCCGGACGGCCCGTCCGGCCGGGCGTACTACAACCACTGCGGCGGGGACTCGTGGGTGTGGATCCGCGTGGAGCGACACCACGGGCTCAGCGGGTACGACGAATGCGTCGGACCGGGCCGCACCTATCTGGGGGATGCGGGAATCATCAAGTTCGCCTGGTACAAGGGTGAGACCTGCTGA
- a CDS encoding metal-sulfur cluster assembly factor, producing the protein MSEEEVQRGAAGMPDQAPRADLATLDDLEEAMRDVVDPELGINVVDLGLVYDIRVEDDNTATIDMTLTSAACPLTDVIEDQTRAALTGGGLVNDFRINWVWMPPWGPEKITDDGREQLRALGFTV; encoded by the coding sequence ATGAGCGAAGAAGAAGTCCAGCGCGGCGCCGCCGGGATGCCTGACCAGGCCCCCCGCGCCGACCTGGCCACCTTGGACGACCTCGAAGAAGCCATGCGCGACGTGGTGGACCCCGAGTTGGGGATCAACGTCGTCGACCTTGGCCTGGTGTACGACATCCGGGTCGAGGACGACAACACGGCGACCATCGACATGACCCTGACGTCGGCGGCCTGCCCACTGACCGACGTGATCGAAGACCAGACGCGCGCGGCCCTGACCGGCGGCGGCCTGGTCAACGACTTCCGGATCAACTGGGTCTGGATGCCCCCGTGGGGCCCGGAAAAGATCACCGACGACGGCCGCGAGCAACTCCGCGCGCTCGGATTCACTGTGTAA
- the sufU gene encoding Fe-S cluster assembly sulfur transfer protein SufU: MQLQQMYQEIILDHYKNPHGRGLRDPFDAESFQVNPTCGDEVTLRVKLDDGKVADVSYEGQGCSISQASTSVLTDLVVGRDVTDALSTMDAFVELMQGRGQVEPDEDVLEDGIAFAGVAKYPARVKCALLGWMAFKDAVARSGEGVTAR, encoded by the coding sequence ATGCAGCTGCAGCAGATGTACCAGGAGATCATCCTGGACCACTACAAGAACCCGCACGGACGCGGTCTGCGCGACCCGTTCGACGCGGAGTCCTTCCAGGTCAACCCGACCTGCGGCGACGAGGTCACCCTGCGGGTGAAGCTCGACGACGGCAAGGTCGCGGACGTGTCGTACGAGGGGCAGGGCTGTTCGATCAGCCAGGCGTCCACGTCGGTGCTGACGGACCTGGTGGTCGGCCGGGACGTGACGGACGCACTGTCCACTATGGACGCGTTCGTGGAGCTGATGCAGGGCCGGGGTCAGGTCGAACCGGATGAAGATGTGCTGGAGGACGGCATCGCCTTCGCGGGTGTGGCCAAGTACCCGGCGCGGGTGAAGTGTGCTCTGCTTGGCTGGATGGCTTTCAAGGACGCGGTTGCCCGTTCGGGCGAAGGAGTGACAGCGCGATGA
- a CDS encoding cysteine desulfurase, with protein MTGHGFDVEQVRKDFPILQRKLAEDRPLVYLDSANTSQKPQSVIDTLTEHYERHNANVARAVHQLGEESTAAFEGARDKIAAFIGAPSRDEIIFTRGITEAINLVANVLAWADEPYRVGPGDEVVVTEMEHHSNIVPWQLLTQRTGATLKWFGITDDGRLDLSNIDELITERTKVVSLVHVSNMLGTINPVAEIARRAKAVGALVVLDAAQAGPQLPYNVLETGADLIGFTGHKLLGPTGIGVLWGRSEVLAALPPFHGGGEMIEDVRMERSTYAPAPHKFEAGTPPIAQAIGLGAAIDYLSALGMENVAAHEQAITGYALERMLEVPGVRILGPTDMVDRGGAISFTMEGLHPHDISQVLDSYGIAVRGGHHCAKPAHRRLGAQSSTRVSGYLYTTEAEIDAMIEGLHQVRKFFGVA; from the coding sequence GTGACCGGCCACGGGTTTGACGTCGAGCAGGTCCGCAAGGACTTCCCGATCCTGCAGCGGAAACTCGCCGAGGACAGGCCGCTGGTCTACCTCGACAGCGCGAACACGTCGCAGAAGCCGCAGTCGGTGATCGACACGCTCACCGAGCACTACGAGCGGCACAACGCCAACGTGGCCCGCGCCGTGCACCAGCTCGGCGAGGAGTCCACGGCGGCGTTCGAGGGCGCCCGCGACAAGATCGCGGCGTTCATCGGCGCTCCCAGCCGCGACGAGATCATCTTCACCCGGGGCATCACCGAGGCGATCAACCTGGTCGCCAACGTGCTGGCCTGGGCCGATGAGCCGTACCGGGTGGGTCCCGGCGACGAGGTCGTCGTCACCGAGATGGAGCACCACTCCAACATCGTGCCGTGGCAGCTGCTCACGCAGCGGACCGGCGCGACGCTGAAGTGGTTCGGCATCACCGACGACGGCAGGCTCGACCTGTCGAACATCGACGAGCTGATCACCGAGCGCACCAAGGTCGTCTCGCTCGTGCATGTGTCGAACATGCTGGGCACGATCAACCCGGTCGCCGAGATCGCCCGCCGGGCCAAGGCTGTCGGCGCGCTGGTCGTGCTCGACGCCGCCCAGGCGGGTCCGCAGCTGCCGTACAACGTGCTCGAGACCGGGGCCGACCTGATCGGCTTCACCGGGCACAAGCTGTTGGGCCCCACCGGCATCGGTGTCCTGTGGGGACGGTCCGAGGTGCTCGCGGCGCTGCCCCCGTTCCACGGCGGCGGCGAGATGATCGAGGACGTCCGGATGGAGCGGTCCACCTACGCTCCGGCTCCGCACAAGTTCGAGGCGGGCACCCCGCCGATCGCGCAGGCCATCGGTCTGGGCGCGGCGATCGACTACCTCAGCGCGCTGGGCATGGAGAACGTGGCCGCGCACGAGCAGGCGATCACCGGCTACGCGCTGGAGCGGATGCTCGAAGTGCCGGGTGTGCGGATTCTCGGGCCGACCGACATGGTCGACCGCGGTGGGGCGATCAGCTTCACCATGGAAGGCCTGCACCCGCACGACATCAGCCAGGTGCTCGACTCGTACGGCATCGCCGTGCGCGGCGGTCACCACTGCGCCAAGCCCGCGCACCGCAGGCTCGGCGCGCAGTCCTCGACCCGGGTGTCGGGTTACCTCTACACCACCGAGGCTGAGATCGACGCGATGATCGAGGGGCTGCACCAGGTCCGCAAGTTCTTCGGGGTGGCGTGA
- the sufC gene encoding Fe-S cluster assembly ATPase SufC produces the protein MATLEIKDLHVSVSTDEGPKEILKGVDLTIKAGETHAIMGPNGSGKSTLSYAIAGHPKYQVTSGTITLDGEDVLAMSVDERARAGLFLAMQYPVEVPGVSMSNFLRTAATAVRGEAPKLRTWVKEVKAAMGELDIDPAFAERSVNEGFSGGEKKRHEILQLALLDPKIAILDETDSGLDVDALRVVSEGVNRFQASGEHGVLLITHYTRILRHITPDFVHVFAAGKIVESGGKELADQLEAEGYVKYAGIQEAATTS, from the coding sequence ATGGCCACGCTGGAGATCAAGGACCTGCACGTTTCGGTCAGCACCGACGAAGGTCCCAAGGAGATCCTCAAGGGCGTCGACCTGACCATCAAGGCAGGCGAGACCCACGCGATCATGGGCCCCAACGGGTCCGGCAAGTCCACTCTGTCCTACGCGATCGCCGGTCACCCCAAGTACCAGGTGACCTCGGGCACGATCACGCTCGACGGCGAGGACGTCCTGGCCATGAGCGTGGACGAGCGCGCCCGCGCGGGCCTGTTCCTGGCCATGCAGTACCCGGTCGAGGTCCCCGGCGTGTCGATGTCGAACTTCCTGCGCACCGCGGCCACCGCCGTGCGCGGCGAGGCGCCGAAGCTGCGCACCTGGGTCAAGGAGGTCAAGGCCGCCATGGGCGAGCTGGACATCGACCCGGCCTTCGCCGAGCGCAGCGTCAACGAGGGTTTCTCCGGCGGCGAGAAGAAGCGCCACGAGATCCTGCAGCTCGCGCTGCTCGACCCGAAGATCGCCATCCTCGACGAGACCGACTCCGGCCTCGACGTCGACGCCCTGCGCGTCGTGTCCGAGGGTGTCAACCGGTTCCAGGCCTCCGGCGAGCACGGCGTCCTGCTGATCACGCACTACACCCGCATCCTGCGCCACATCACGCCCGACTTCGTGCACGTCTTCGCGGCGGGCAAGATCGTCGAGTCCGGCGGCAAGGAGCTGGCCGACCAGCTCGAGGCCGAGGGCTACGTGAAATACGCGGGCATCCAGGAAGCCGCGACCACTTCCTGA